A region of the Vibrio rumoiensis genome:
TTACTATTTATTTGATGAAGATAAAGTTTCTTCATTAATGCGCCCAAGCGAAACATTGAATCAAGTGTTAAACGCATTACGCTAATTATAGCGTGATAGGTAAAACTAATAGGGCGCTCATTATGTGGGCGCTTTTTTTATACTTAGCGTTTTATCGGTAGATGGGGAAATGCATCAAATAACATTGGGCAAAAAAGAGTACAAGCCATACAAATCAATCGCTGTATTTGTATGGCCATATAGATAACAGAAAGGTTAGTGAGAAGGTGTGTTACCTATTTATTTTCACTATCAATTGGCATGACTAGACTAGCATGGGAGCCTTTTGGGCCTTTTTCAACTTCGTAGGATACTTGTTGTCCTGCTTTTAACGTTCTGTACCCATCCATCTGAATAGTAGAGTAGTGAGCGAAAATATCACCTTCTTCTCCTTCAGGACAAATGAAGCCAAATCCTTTGGCGTTGTTAAACCACTTAACTGTACCTGTAGCCATGCTTTACATCCCTCATGCTTTTTAAAGATATAACGGTTAATTTTTTAACCACTTCAGAACACAATTTAGACAATCACAGCCAACAGTCAATAGTTGTGGGTGATAATTCTTGGTGTAATAACAAAAATAGCGATATGAGTTTAACTTTTACTTAACAATGTGTTTTCTCGTTTACATTCAAAGGCGAAGTTTTCTTATATGAACTGCTGTCTTTTTAAGCGGTTGGCCAGCGAGTGTAACGGAATAGCAATCTTTTATTTGCAGGGATACAATTGGTGCATTAGTCTCTAAATAAGAAGACAGATTGATAGCTTTGTTTTCCATCAATATTGTCCATAAAGTAGAATTAGACATGAATAAGCAATACCAATGGACTTCACCAGATGTCGATCTTCTGGAAAATGAGAAGACCAAATTGAAGCCACCGGCAATGTATCATGTGATACTCAATAATGATGATTACACGCCGATGGATTTTGTGATTGAAATACTGAATCGTTTTTTCTCTATGGATTTGGAGAGTGCGACTCAGGTAATGTTAAAAGTGCATTTTGAAGGCAAAGCAATTTGTGGCACATATACCGCTGAAGTTGCTGAAACGAAAGTCATGCAAGTAACGATGTATGCTCGTGAAAATGAACATCCTTTATTATGTACAATGGAACAGGTGTAACCTGAGATGGCTTAGGCTTTAGCTGGATATGAACAGAGTAATTGTTCTTTGGGGAGGTAGCTATGCTAAATAAAGAACTAGAAATGAGCTTGAATAGCGCATTTATGCGTGCCAGAGAAAATCGTCATGAGTTCATGACGGTTGAGCACCTTTTATTAGCGCTGCTCGATAATGATTCTGCTCATGAAGCTTTATCAGCTTGCCAAGCAGACATCGAAACATTACGTCAAGAACTCGAAGCTTTTATTGAGCAAACGACGCCCTTAATTTCAACTGCCGATGAAGAACGAGAAACTCAACCAACGTTAAGTTTCCAACGAGTCCTTCAACGGGCAGTTTTTCATGTTCAATCTTCAGGCCGCAATGAAGTCGCGGGTGCTAATGTCTTGGTTGCTATTTTTAGTGAGCAAGAATCTCATGCTGCTTACCTTCTGAAAAAGAATGATGTAAGCCGTTTAGATATCGTTAACTTTATTTCTCATGGTATTCGTAAGTCAGGTGACGATGCGGATGGAAGTACCAATGATATTACCAGTGAGCAACCGCAAGAAAATAATTCAGAAGAACGTCTAGACAGTTTTGCCACTAATCTCAATGAAGTAGCGAAGAAAGGCCAGATAGATCCATTGATTGGTCGAGATGTTGAACTGGAACGTACTATCCAAGTGTTATGCCGTCGTCGTAAAAATAACCCTCTTTTAGTCGGGGAGGCCGGTGTGGGTAAGACGGCTATTGCAGAAGGTTTAGCTTGGCGAATTGTTGAAGGCCAAGTCCCTGACGTTATCAAAGATAGTGTGATCTATTCACTGGATATTGGTTCATTGCTAGCCGGGACTAAATATCGTGGAGACTTTGAAAAACGCTTTAAAACAATCCTTAAACAGCTAGAAAAAGAAAAAGATACGATTCTCTTTATCGATGAAATTCACACTATCATTGGTGCTGGAGCCGCTTCTGGCGGGCAGGTTGATGCCGCAAATCTCATTAAACCGCTATTAAGCAATGGTAAATTACGTTGTATTGGCTCGACTACTTATCAAGAATACAGCAGTATTTTTGAAAAAGAGCGTGCGTTGTCTCGCCGTTTCCAAAAAATTGATATTTTGGAACCTTCGATTGATGATACAACGAAAATTCTTATGGGGTTGAAAAGTAAATATGAAGAGCATCACCAAGTTCGTTTTAGTAATAAAGCGTTACGTGCTGCTGTTGAGCTTTCCGCTAAATATATCAATGAGCGTCACCTACCAGATAAAGCGATTGATGTTATCGATGAAGCAGGGGCCCATTGTCGCTTAGCGCCTGTAGGTAAGCGTAAAAAAACCGTTAATGTGGCAGATATTGAAGCGATTGTAGCGAAAATCGCTCGTATACCTGAAAAGTCAGTATCGTCTTCTGATAAAGAAGTGCTATCTCGTTTAGATAGTCGACTCAAATTACTGGTATTTGGACAAGACCCTGCCATTGAAGTGTTATGCGAAGCGATTAAGTTAACTCGTGCGGGTCTAGGGCATGATAATAAGCCCGTTGGTTCTTTCTTGTTTGCTGGCCCGACAGGGGTTGGTAAAACAGAAGTCACGGTACAACTGTCTAAATTACTAGGTGTTGAGTTATTGCGTTTTGATATGTCTGAGTATGGAGAGCGCCATTCCGTTAGCCGTTTGATCGGTGCGCCTCCTGGTTATGTTGGATATGATCAAGGGGGCTTGTTGACGGATGCGGTAATTAAACATCCTCATTCAGTTGT
Encoded here:
- the cspD gene encoding cold shock domain-containing protein CspD, translating into MATGTVKWFNNAKGFGFICPEGEEGDIFAHYSTIQMDGYRTLKAGQQVSYEVEKGPKGSHASLVMPIDSENK
- the clpS gene encoding ATP-dependent Clp protease adapter ClpS, giving the protein MNKQYQWTSPDVDLLENEKTKLKPPAMYHVILNNDDYTPMDFVIEILNRFFSMDLESATQVMLKVHFEGKAICGTYTAEVAETKVMQVTMYARENEHPLLCTMEQV
- the clpA gene encoding ATP-dependent Clp protease ATP-binding subunit ClpA; this translates as MLNKELEMSLNSAFMRARENRHEFMTVEHLLLALLDNDSAHEALSACQADIETLRQELEAFIEQTTPLISTADEERETQPTLSFQRVLQRAVFHVQSSGRNEVAGANVLVAIFSEQESHAAYLLKKNDVSRLDIVNFISHGIRKSGDDADGSTNDITSEQPQENNSEERLDSFATNLNEVAKKGQIDPLIGRDVELERTIQVLCRRRKNNPLLVGEAGVGKTAIAEGLAWRIVEGQVPDVIKDSVIYSLDIGSLLAGTKYRGDFEKRFKTILKQLEKEKDTILFIDEIHTIIGAGAASGGQVDAANLIKPLLSNGKLRCIGSTTYQEYSSIFEKERALSRRFQKIDILEPSIDDTTKILMGLKSKYEEHHQVRFSNKALRAAVELSAKYINERHLPDKAIDVIDEAGAHCRLAPVGKRKKTVNVADIEAIVAKIARIPEKSVSSSDKEVLSRLDSRLKLLVFGQDPAIEVLCEAIKLTRAGLGHDNKPVGSFLFAGPTGVGKTEVTVQLSKLLGVELLRFDMSEYGERHSVSRLIGAPPGYVGYDQGGLLTDAVIKHPHSVVLLDEIEKAHGDIFNLLLQVMDNGTLTDNNGRKADFRNVILVMTTNAGVQETEKQSIGLIQQDNSHDAMAEIKKVFTPEFRNRLDNIIWFNSLSEEMIHQVVDKFIVELQAQLDGRGVSMEVSEEARHWLAQKGYDKTMGARPMGRVIQDKLKKTLANELLFGSLVNGGTVKVTLSGNSDELEFSYLNQEEAVL